One segment of Pseudomonas sp. FP2196 DNA contains the following:
- a CDS encoding MFS transporter, with protein sequence MSAPDTLDLAKTTARPGPFDWYRNINKQERRTFWSCKIGYGLDGMDTQMLSFVVPTLIAMWGITTGEAGLIHTSTLIASAIGGWVAGILSDRIGRVRTLQLTVLWFAFFTFLCGFAQNYEQLLIARTLMGFGFGGEWTAGAVLIGEVIRAKDRGKAVGMVQSGWALGWGLTAILYALLFSIMPPEDAWRALFILGIVPAIFVIFVRRLVKDPEIYREAKAAQTPENAAKFYEIFAPGMLFTTFRASLLTTGALGGYYAITSWLPTFLKNERGLSVLGTGGYLAMVIVGSYVGYVISAYLTDLLGRKKNFILFAVGSFTIVLLYTQLPVSNGVMLWLGFPLGFFASGIFSGMGAFLTELFPTRIRGSGQGFCYNIGRALAALFPLLIGLLSQKVPLSVGIGAFAAVSYGVVIIAALSLPETRGKQLDAQ encoded by the coding sequence ATGAGTGCGCCCGACACCCTCGACCTCGCCAAGACCACGGCCCGCCCCGGACCGTTCGACTGGTATCGCAACATCAACAAGCAGGAGCGTCGCACGTTCTGGAGCTGCAAGATCGGCTACGGTCTGGACGGCATGGACACGCAGATGCTCAGTTTTGTGGTGCCGACCCTGATTGCGATGTGGGGCATCACCACGGGCGAAGCCGGGCTGATTCACACCAGCACGCTGATCGCCTCGGCCATTGGCGGTTGGGTCGCCGGAATACTCTCCGATCGCATCGGCCGTGTGCGCACTTTGCAACTGACGGTGTTGTGGTTCGCCTTCTTCACCTTCCTCTGCGGTTTCGCGCAAAACTACGAGCAGTTGTTGATCGCCCGCACCCTGATGGGCTTCGGTTTCGGTGGCGAATGGACTGCCGGCGCAGTGCTGATCGGCGAAGTGATCCGGGCGAAGGATCGCGGCAAAGCGGTCGGCATGGTGCAATCCGGTTGGGCTCTGGGCTGGGGGCTGACGGCGATTCTGTATGCGCTGCTGTTCTCGATCATGCCGCCGGAAGACGCCTGGCGAGCGCTGTTCATCCTCGGCATCGTGCCGGCGATTTTTGTGATCTTCGTGCGTCGACTGGTGAAAGACCCGGAGATCTATCGCGAAGCCAAGGCTGCGCAAACCCCGGAAAATGCGGCGAAGTTCTATGAGATTTTCGCGCCCGGCATGCTCTTCACCACTTTTCGCGCCTCGCTGCTGACCACCGGCGCGCTCGGCGGCTACTACGCGATCACCTCGTGGCTGCCGACCTTCCTGAAAAACGAACGGGGCTTGAGCGTGCTCGGCACCGGCGGTTACCTGGCGATGGTGATTGTCGGTTCCTATGTCGGTTACGTGATCAGTGCCTATCTCACCGACCTGTTGGGCCGCAAAAAGAACTTCATCCTGTTCGCGGTCGGCTCGTTCACCATCGTTCTGCTCTACACCCAATTGCCGGTCAGTAATGGCGTGATGCTCTGGCTGGGCTTTCCGTTAGGCTTCTTCGCCTCGGGGATTTTCAGCGGTATGGGCGCGTTTCTCACCGAGTTGTTCCCAACGCGGATTCGCGGCTCCGGCCAAGGCTTCTGCTACAACATCGGTCGGGCGCTGGCGGCGCTGTTTCCGCTGTTGATCGGCCTGCTCAGCCAGAAAGTACCGTTGAGCGTGGGCATTGGTGCATTTGCTGCGGTGTCTTACGGCGTGGTGATTATCGCGGCGTTGAGCCTGCCGGAAACCCGTGGCAAGCAACTCGACGCGCAGTAA